The DNA segment TTTTAGTTGATTACGTCAGTGTGACTCTACATGCAGCATGAAAAAATGTGGGATGGTAAACAATGATGTATTCTATGAGTGCAATAGACAGactacttcatgaggtgaaagatgaaatgatcattCACTTTATCTTTCACTGAATGAAGTAGTCTGTCCATtgcacaaaagaaaaaaaggcattcatttgtttttaagaCACCTAAAAATAGATCCTCGTCCTCATGGACAAACTCGTATGGATCCGAAATCGCACAATGAATGGATCTAAACTTGCacaaatgatgacgtcattgtaaaacGGGTGCATGATCGatatcaaacaatcaatcaaatgacaaggatctatctaggtgtcatatgaTTAAAACTCCTTACTCTAAAGAGTAAAATGTGATTTATCCAGACTTTATTTTATCTCATTGCCCTCTTTCTCACACTGTCGATATATGTCCGACATTATGTTCTTCTTGATATTGTGGAAGCTTGTAAGCACTGGCAAGATGTCATTCTCTAACCATGCCTCAGTAACAGTCAGAAACTAGTGTTTCTCAGCCAAAGCTAATGAATCTGTCAGTACTGACTTTCCTAAAACTTTCCTAAAACAAAACTTGTGACTTCTAGAAAAATAAACGCACAGAACAACAGTGGTCTATATAAAGACTTTTCATCTATATTTTGAATACATTTAAAGCAaatagaatataaaagaaatgcaGTTAACATGCAatttaaatcaaaacaaatcatttctTCACATTCAGCAATGAGTACTTTTCAAGACGTGAATGAGGAACATAAAATTAAAGatttacaatgaaatatacagcAGCACATAAAGAATAATTCCGAAATAAAATGGTGGGATTcgatcataatttttcattgtgtGGGTCTCTGTTCAGGTGACTTGAAACTTAGGCAAGATGgtttaaattgatattttacacTTACCTATAACATGAATTTATATCTATTATACTTGTACACACATgaaattctttttttccactCATTAACTGTCATGCAGATTACAGAAGTGTGTGGGtacttgtttgaaaaaaaaaatacataatatagCCTCAAAGCTAGGGTAATAACATACAGCACTTAAAAAGATCTGTATCAAATGCTACATAAGTGTTGCATACTACTATTATCAGAGTCGGAGCCAGAATGATTTAGAATCTAAAGCCAAACAAGCTTTGGGCGTCCACTCTCTATTTCTAGtttcacatttttcatacaGCAGTATCAAAATTATTCTTAATTCTATTTCACTGTACAAGCCTAACACATCCCCTAAATGTATGACAGGTACATGACAATCTTTCATTCAGCCTtcatagttataataataatagtgtatatttgtagagcGCAAACACTTTACTTTCCACTTTAACAACACGGAGATACCTTTTAAGATGGTTTTACAGCGAGGAAGATGGGCCAATGGTGGTCACAAATCCGCTGTATAGTACATATAGTAACCTACTAATAAATAGATTCAACTACATATTAATAACAGTATTAATAACGATACTATAAGTACAACGTACAAAGCACTTATATATCTACTACGCAAAGGGCTTGATGAGAGGATTGTCATTCAAAAACTGGCTTAGCCTTGATATCGTTTTAGGGTGACACAACGTtcgctcctgcgacaattgctccgatttTAATATCCCAGAAAGCATGCGGTTTGAGTTAGGATTGTAAGAGTTCttggttcagaataataataaaattaggAATAGGGATTATTTAGTTTTTGAGGtaaggttttatgtttggcttaatgtgcatattttccatcggagcaattgttgccggATCAAATGTCATGGACCCCATCCTAGCGGTGGTGTAGGTAATAGCCATATGTAgtcacaaaatatgaaattgaatagCTATCTTAATTTACACAGATAAGTTATAGGTCAAATTATCAACAAATGATGACACATGTTTCAGAGTGAAGTAAAACAGTTTATAGTGCTATAAGCTTGAAGGAGTCTTCTTAATTAAACTCTTAATTAGGCTTTACTTCCTTCAGTTGTGTATTATATCTTTATGGTAATTACTAAATCTGCATTCTGAGCTCAAGAAAACACACTCTAAATTCACATCTCTATTTCATGAACCACATATttgtaaatgtttatggaaaGGTTATTGTCTCTACACTGAAATTACACAGAGCGTCCTACTACACTCTACGCAGTCCCACCTATCTAAAAATATGTGATAAAATGATCATCTATAATTCAGTGCACAGGtatcaataaatataaaaaataatgaatacacTAAAACCAATACATTCTATTCACAAGCAATAGATTAACAAGGACGCGTATGTACTGTACAATTAATTACAAAGTATTAAAACAGTTGTATACAAAGTGGTACATAGGTATTATTATTCTATAGTACTATACAAATATACTGGACAGCTATCATTAGTACTTTTCACATGAATCATCAAAATATGTGTCTCCTTCAGAGTTATaattaacaataaataaattaaataggGATTAAAAAAGGGTGTTTAACACTacaacttaaaggagaatgaaaccattggaagatagcttgtgtgaaaacagaaaaatcaaagaaacagatcaatgaaagtttgagaaaaatcggacaaataatgagaaagttatgagcatttgaatattgcgatcactaatgctatggagatagcaaattggcaatgcgacaaagatgtgtgatgtcacttgtgaacaactctccccattactttagtatatatttcactagaattgcctcttttatcacatctatccataaatcatgtgttctgtctacatgagggcatgtaatacatattttttaagaatacatcatggataaagagtttgtatcatcataagaaaaagcaaaaagagacattttgagggtattttatagtccaccaaagggaaagttgttcatcagtgacatcacacatccttgtcacattgccagtgtgaggatctccatagcattagtgattgcaatattcaaatgctcataactttctcactatccgatttttctcaaactttctttattcttattctttgatttttctgtttctacacaagcctatttcttccaaaggtttcattcccctttaatgaataaTGCTGTGAATCAATATGTTTGAATTTCATTAGACTTGCCTTTTCTCAAGGACAAGCACAAGGATGATGAGAAgatgaaatcaaattaattataaAACACAGGACATCTGTTTCCAGCCACCTCAAACCAACAGGTCACCAGGGAAGGTGCTCTGTAAAGAGCCAAAATAGTAATCTGATCTTTTAGTTTTAagcaaaaattataaaatcataACTTATGTGAAAGAGTAAATTTACCACTTTATatagtcaaaatttcaagttGTAAGATTGAATGGAAGACAGGATACCAGTCTGTACgaactgcttggaagtttcatgAAGTGTGCAAATCTCATGCTTGAGCAGCCCCAAActttcaaaccttgttttctccttatttttgtAAGCTCACACTGAATTTCTCCTGCATTCAACCAAGTATTTGAGTGGGTTATTGCCAATCAAATTTGACAAGTTATATATCATTTGAAAGCTTAGGATGTGCTTTTCAAGTTCAATAAAAttctaaaaattaattttaggTGATTTTAAGTTGGTTTGGGGGAGGCTTGTCATAATATGTTAatcttttttattacatttttgtgtTTGCTTTTGATAGCCAAAACTCTAGGGCATGTCGTCTTTATTAagtgaatttttcaattttgaattgttAACTTTTGTACTTGGAAAGAATCAACTTGAATCTGAAGAAAATCGCATAATCCAGACTTTCAACTATGCTGATTTTAAAACttccatcaaaattttaaacttGTCATAATGATGCTACCAATTAAATTACATAGTACATCCTAGAAGCCATGTAAAATTTGGCAACCTTCACAAGGTCTCAAGGTCaaagacaaattgaaaaatgatatgaaaacatAATGCAGAGAGACAATGAAAATATCCTCCTaatttacaaacaaaaatacattcaacATGACAGACACAAATTAAAGCAAACATAATAATCTTTTCCCGTAAATCGTATAATAGAAGCTCAATTTGTATTTACAAAACATGCATGCACATGCTGAAATATGAGGAGGCATGAAGTCAAATTTCTAAAGGTTGTTTAAAGAGTTCTAGCTTTACAGCTTTCAATTTGTCTCTGCAATTTTTCTTCTAGGCTATAAAGGCTTCCTCGATCGAATATACTCGTCCAGAGGTAATGATACCATTTTGCAAAaatatcctacatgtatattctatgCATCATATCAGTATTGGCGAAGCAGTAATTTAAAGCATACTCCAGACACCAAAAGGGCAGAGGGGTGGGGTTATTTTTCAAGTTATTTGAACAAGCCTTCATATAATACTTTCCAATTAGCTTTAGTATCTGCCTCACTGAGAACGGAACATATACCTGTCTCCATTGATAAAGAGactgatcattttttttcttaacttgATTTAAGTTTTCGAAGACAAATGAAAGCTGTAAAGCTAGGATTTCTATATCTTAACCCTTAATAAAATCTCAAATCATGTCCCTTCTtactttaaagtattaaaaTCTAGTTTGCAAAACCTCTTGGCTCAAACAAACCCAGTAGAATATATTCATTCTATTCATGATGATCTTAAATCACATGACCCTTACTAATCACATGACTAATCATGTGAcatcattaaaatttgaaacttcTAGCAAGTACTgttccttttttaaatttcagattctcaatttttaaaaaaattatctttcatTCAAAGATGCGCTCTTGATGAATTTCTCTAAATAATTCCTAAAGTTATTCTTTACCTCTGTGGGAGAGGGGGATCAATTGAAATCATTCCtcttgcctccccccccccattaatcTCCCCTTTCCTCCACATTACCCCTTTTGatcctctctctttccttctttctccctcccccccATTCTTACCTCAATCTATCCCCTCCCCTCGCGTTCctaattttttaaatctcaacAATCATTTGAAATACAATGTTCAAACATGTAATTAAACACCAAATTAAATATTGCTAGGATTATTATATCCCTTTATATTTAAATCCTATGAAAAAAGAAGTCATTTCCCAACTATAACTGCATGAAACTACTAAGGCATAAATAAGTTGAGAGAATATTAACACCCAATGAAAAGGCAAAGCTTTGTAAAATCtagtaaaataaatattgaaaaaaaaaacaccgcaaaatcaaatataaaattacCTAAAATCACCATGCCAATGCACGCAAGCCATaaatataaatgcatttttaaatctatggtcatttttacatatcATCGCAAAGCCATCATATTATTGCTGATATGAATGAATTGCATTTCTATTTTACTTTATAAAACTTTAAACATAGATGTATTCATGCATGAATTGCCTGTATTTTTAAGGCCATCTTACAAGAATGACTGTAAAAATGTATGtctatgtactgtacatgtacgtcACCTCCTATTACAGGCAATTTTTGGTGTTCGGTGATAACCATTAATGCTGCCGATATTGAGCACAATTCTCATATAAGTCAGACATCATGTTTTCATGCAAAGGGTCATTTGTAATTTCAGATTATTGCAGTAAGGCATCCCATTGGATTATTGTGTAAGTTGATAgatcataatcataaaaaaaaaacatgattaatgGTGAAATTATACCCTTTGCATCAATGCTTCTTAACTCGTATAACATAAGCTTAGCATTAAATAggtcatttttatcataaaaagtAAACATCATAAGGAAGATAAATAGCACCATTTAAAACTAAGGGAAAATCCCATAGAATGTCCAGAGAAACATATATCTAAGGCATCGAGTATGACACTCCATCACAAATGATTGAATAATacaaattgactcttttttgtCGTTTTCAACTGTGGGGATGTGAGGTGAGAAAGAGAGTATTTGAAGCTTTGAAATAACAATCAATTTTTCATGACTTCGAgaaaattccttgaaaatgtaatcaaaatgttagaaatttcgagaaaaaaaatcagagataACAGAGAAAAGAAGGGTTTAGGATGGAGTGAGACCTCTCACAGATTcagacctcccccccccattttcatgtaaaaaaaaatgaggctGCATTCTTACTAAGTGTTCAGATGggattatcatatgaatgtgaAGAATAACGTTTGCATACATACAATCCTTTCCGGTTACTCGACTCATACACCAAACTATCTCTAAAAAAATGACCAAGATAATGGGAGTTTCTGGTccataaatgtaataatatGTTCAAATCCTGGAAATGAAAGTTTGGCAACCATATGTGATTTCTAAATATAACAGATGATTGATtggggaaaaattaataaaaacatgGCATTTCACCTCTTTCTCTCTTAGTTTAAAAACTTCAAGTCTGACTTGTTTTTTGTGGTGGAGagtcacacaaaaaaaatattccttaaCCTTAGGGCACAGAAGCATcaagtttaaaggggaagttcagttgcagaaatataattaaaaaatttaGTGGATGTTTGACggaaatccattaaagattaagaaagttattagaaatgtaagtttttttttaatttatgacgtcatatacAAGCAGCTGCCTCGTAAGCTATGTAATTACTTATTGGGCAATATTTATACTATtaatattaatacaaaatgcattgaaatttctatttttaatggatcatttcttttctttctatagTGGGTGTATTAATTTGCCTTTTAATATattgaaggtacaataaaaacccatttccctttttttttttaaaataatatttcattgaccttttttactACATGGTATATGGGGAAGCTGCTCCATATGCCTCacaattcaaaaaaataaaattcttttttttgagTTTTTAATCtttgacggattttcctcaaaccttcaccaataatttttattatttttctgctattttcaaatgaacttttcttcaggaagaacttcccctttaaattctgCGCTAAGTAATCAAGAACAAATTACTTGtcacttttttcaaattattgttgaaaatatacaaaactgCCGGCATTCTATAAAAAAAGCATGAGTTGTAACTAGATAGATATGGAGAAAAGGCCGAATCTGTGTGTGCCCCTAACAATTCTGAAATCATGTTCATTATTTTCACACCATCTACTATTTTTTAAGTGCAGCAAAAAGAGTGCACAATATCGATGTCTTACGAATGATCTCTATCTCATTAGCATaagatatgcaaatttatgcatatattatAATGAGCTGTTGCATCATTCATCAGTAGGGCTCCTGTTCTTCATATCGGAGATGACAGTAAAGACACATAGAGAAGATGAGACCCATGatctgaaataataaataatcaaaaGATAAATAATACACAAGTGATTATTGGTATACTCATGTTCTGTTTGTTTATACTAAATCCCCAAATAAGCCTGTTCATGGTTGTAAACTGCGCACGAGCAGAAAAAGGTCATTGGAGAaaaccatgaaggtggcttttaaattcactgacataggcatttgtgacttgatgattattcatgtattcctttcagAGGAATAAATAgagccttcataatcactggtatttaACAGTAGCCTAAACAATAGTAAAACGTAccaaaggcagacaataaaacagatttccaaactttatccctgatgtactattctagtcacctggtctatacaatgccttttgttcttagaatttgaatactctacTGGTAAAACTTacgcaacatctacatttgaaaatgatagtgcttatcctaatgaaaaatcacaaaggtcatttgagaatagttgatcatgagctaaccgtgaactggcttattatttttgtttttattatcttGATTGATCGATTTGAATAAGTGTGTAATTTCAGGatcaagggcggaaatctctcccaaaaggtaggggaaccaggggctggaaaagttgacaagcagaaaaaaaaaaggaaaaaaaaggttatcaccacaaatgtaaattcatttcaaccaaaataaatttgacaaggaaaaaaaaagttaataacCTCAAAAGTAAattcatctcgtccaaaatacatattttattttcgattttgaatgatgcatttctttccatcataaaagaccaaaaatagtaggggggacatttgatattgtgtcctccctactattttgggtagggggcgcatccccccccccctgggatttctgcCCATGTTCAGGATCATCAATTCACAAGTTCTTAGTAACTTCTCAATGATCTTTCCCCTATTCTTGTAAATGTGCTTAGTTAggcaataatttgttttttatcaagTACTCAACATTTCTTGGTTTGTATGTTTTTACAAATGCTTCTATGAAAGTTTTTATGAAAGTGGTGATTAAAATTTCAATagtataaaaatattgtttcataaagctgtctgCAAAGGCTGTAGTGTCATCTGAACGGGATGGGGGAAACACATTagaatatgtccattgtttggGCATGACATGGTTAttggtagattttttttgttctggtATGTCacaaaaatttcaaagtttagcatATTGCCatttataaaacaataaaataaatacttgAGTGAACTTACCTCAGCACCCGCTATAGTGGTTattggtagattttttttagttctggTATGTCAcaaaaaatttcaaagtttagcatATTGCCatttataaaacaataaaataaattcttGAGTGAACTTACCTCAGCACCCGCTATGGCTAAGCTAACAGCACCTATTATGATAAGATGATCTTCAACAATCAATGACAGGCCAACTACACAACCCTGTAaaataaaggtcaaaggtcattaagcaCAGCAAcaattatgataaaattatCTTGAATGACCAGTGACAGACCAACAACACAAGCCTGTAAAGATCAAGGTCAAAGGGcatattaaggtcaaaggtcattaagcaCAGCACCAATTATGATGAAATGATCAACGATAAGTTACAGACCAACTACACAACCATGTAagatgaaggtcaaaggtcatgttatcaaagaaacaaatcaattaTTCCAATCCATCTCATCACGGTCCCAGGgaaaggatttttaaaaatgccaGCACTATTAAACCAATATTTTATTCCCTTCTTTGAGTCTTGGCTGAAAAAAAAGGGAGTTCTGAGCATTGCTTGACAATTATTCATCAGGAATGATGTATTGCCGTATCATGATCTTTACAGCTGGTGCCACAACTGAATACCCGAACATGTAATGTCATAAGCCCATAAAATTCATATGAATTTACCCATTAGTAATTATTTGAAGGATTTGTTCCGACGGTGAGGCAGAGACATATGACTTTGCAGCGGCTGTCAGGGATGCTACCATTCCCTGCAAATCATTCACCTTCCATTAAATTTTACCCCTATCTTCATATGCAGTCCCACACATAGACTTACCCGATGGTATATATTTGAAGGATGTGTCCTGACAGAGCAGTAGGGACTTATGGTTTTACAGCAGCTCTCCGGGACGCTACGATTCCCTGCTAACCCGCTGACCTTCCACTCACTCTTGGTCCAGTCTTCAAAGCTAGCAGCACCACAGCAGTTGAACTGAAACAAGGAAACAAATAGTCTAGATTTCAAAAATGCTGATGTAACAACAAAGTCTTCTATAAGGCAGTCCTATCAAATTATCATGGCTTGAATATATTTTGActtcatttcataaactatTCAAGCCATGATAATTTGATCGACTTCCACACTTTCATATAAAGCGCAAAGCTGATGCAGATGATATCAAAAAGGTCTTGCATATAGAGGCACATGTAAATTTTACTGAACTGCCCATAAGAAACCTGACCATAGGTTTGTGCATCTTTTTGGCAGGAATCCCGAACAAAATCTTTCACTACTTCTTTCTGCAGGGAAGCCCTCTTCTGCTACTACCAAGCACACATAGATACTCACACTCATCTGTAAATCATAAACCATTGCAGTTCATTGCTGATCCATAGTTCTTAGACTAGGGCACAGCCCAAATAGACAAAAGATCAAGTATGCTTAGACCAAGCATGCATGGATCCACTACTTACACTATTCTGTAAATCATCTACCGTTGCAGTGTAAGCACTGTTACCGTCTAGTCCATAGTTCTTAGTCATTGAACTGTTCATACACTTCTCAAGTTCAACTTGTAGCTGCATAACAAAGGAAGTAAAGGCGAGAGAAAAAGGACAGCAAAAATCATTGAtacaaacatgtacatatacaggCAACAAAAACTGGCTATTCAGAACCTCAATGTTCAACAGATATTGGTAAAGTTGTTTACTCAagtcaattcaaattcaaattgataGATAACAATGTGAGTTTACTTTACAATTACTGACAATTAAAAACGCATATGATACATGATCAATTGCATTGTGCACCAATTTATCAATTAGGAGGAATTACCAATTTTTCCTCCAAGTTTAAACAGGCATGATATTaacctctgaaaaaaaatctgaaaaatagccAAGGGTCGCTAAGTCACCGCCCAAGTCCGAGGCGCCTCGATAGGGGTTACAAGCTCTTGCATAGTAAAGAAAtcaaaagtgattttttaaGGTGAGCCTGCATGATAGCTTTATCATGCAGTAAAAAGCAGTAAAAACAGCATGAGAATGTTCTTGGGCAatggatttcatgaaaaaaaaaatatttatttttcaaatacaattattattattttttttaattattcaagAAATGGGAATTCTCATTGTTTAATCGAGAGACTATCATGCCTGTTAAAGGAATGGAGGGAAATAAATTGCAAAGAACGCTGAGGATCAGAGGaagcaattttcttttttcttaatttcctcAAAATTCGTAACAAAACAACATTTTCAATTCTCAATAATTTCACTTTCTATGGCGACCATAAAAATGGCAACTTTACTTCCTTCGAGGTCTCTTCTCTGTTTGATACATACCTCTCCTCTGTAATAATAGACAAAGACACCGACACCTAGCTCAATCAGACACAGAAGCAGCAGCAATGTGAAGTACTGAAATTTAACCAAAAAAAGAATGATCGGCAAAATTtattacaaacaaaagtaaacagtgtacatgtacatgttcatgcCATGATTAAGTTCACGAAGATGAAACGAGCCATGCAAAGACATACAGTGTATAGTGTACGTGAgatcagggaataattttcctggcaTCGCATCGCAATTtactccacatttttgaaagactacatgtacatgtcaagagctaccaagtctcacgcattatgcgtgagactcaagcattttggactcttgttcatcccctcaaatctctgtctcacgcaactatcacagcc comes from the Lytechinus variegatus isolate NC3 chromosome 9, Lvar_3.0, whole genome shotgun sequence genome and includes:
- the LOC121421040 gene encoding CD151 antigen-like, with protein sequence MGSKYDKEPCCGISLLKYVLFIFNFFLLIGGAGVLGVGIWTVISKFDYTEVLCSHAYIISTYALIISGGVVIIVVATGCYGAVQEVKGCLLLYFTLLLLLCLIELGVGVFVYYYRGELQVELEKCMNSSMTKNYGLDGNSAYTATVDDLQNSFNCCGAASFEDWTKSEWKVSGLAGNRSVPESCCKTISPYCSVRTHPSNIYHRGCVVGLSLIVEDHLIIIGAVSLAIAGAEIMGLIFSMCLYCHLRYEEQEPY